The following are encoded in a window of Lactobacillus acidophilus genomic DNA:
- a CDS encoding two-component system regulatory protein YycI, whose protein sequence is MDYKRIEWLFFIVFLLIDIYLGIEILRSPVNLSNADTSSRSVTSIRSEMKSDNIDLPNKISSTPSSGYYLATKNKDFISGKVSTLTNVDARYSKADNALYATPKVTTLISKKPDEALKQLNKFKNDPKNVPYGKEFKYEPDMSSDDNYVFVQTSDFGEIYANSAQLTIAVKDNQIINYTETYMGKASPVRELQSTISAWRAIRAMYTDRELTNNSRVTRIKLGYSKLTEVRGSTILLPTWLVWVENKTTKNITLKRVNAYTAQMLQSSTYNVEK, encoded by the coding sequence TTGGATTATAAACGAATTGAATGGTTGTTTTTTATTGTTTTCTTATTAATCGATATATATTTAGGAATAGAGATTCTACGTTCACCCGTTAACCTAAGTAATGCAGATACTTCTTCAAGAAGCGTAACTAGTATTCGTTCAGAAATGAAATCTGATAATATTGATCTACCAAATAAAATTTCGAGCACACCATCTTCTGGTTATTATTTAGCTACTAAAAATAAAGATTTTATTTCAGGTAAAGTAAGCACGTTAACTAACGTAGATGCTCGTTATTCTAAGGCAGATAATGCATTATACGCTACACCTAAAGTGACTACTTTGATCAGTAAAAAGCCTGATGAGGCGTTGAAACAATTGAATAAATTTAAAAATGATCCCAAAAACGTCCCATATGGTAAAGAGTTTAAATATGAGCCAGATATGTCTAGTGATGATAATTATGTTTTCGTACAGACTTCAGATTTTGGTGAAATTTATGCTAATTCTGCTCAGCTGACCATTGCAGTTAAAGATAATCAAATCATCAACTATACTGAAACTTATATGGGAAAAGCTAGCCCAGTAAGAGAGTTACAATCAACGATTAGTGCATGGCGTGCAATTCGAGCTATGTATACTGATCGTGAATTAACTAATAATTCCAGAGTAACGCGAATCAAATTGGGATATTCAAAATTAACTGAGGTTCGAGGCAGTACTATTTTGCTTCCAACTTGGTTAGTTTGGGTAGAAAATAAGACTACTAAGAATATTACGCTAAAGAGAGTTAATGCATACACAGCACAAATGCTGCAGTCGAGTACTTATAACGTAGAAAAGTAG
- a CDS encoding YycH family regulatory protein: MRFKFKFGEFFLGLGTFLVIALSIVLWIFIMTSDQRFSNIGQNQNNTSKQEARNHSAKSLYDLFIPTTAYGFSDGKLCQLYDSNNNLTLEFTKEIKKAKADNKIKKIVNSRDAYENYLNSPEYVQLVYPDEITFSLFNHLNNKTGDNREFNRFFVSKSNHWIYLGNDQTSEIYRIKIRGANFNKLRKYAKDAKSKNPVRFVRLKEGYSPFYSRETEGRVYSYLVNHQSYSYFVSRLLGTSGVTSKTNKNGQTIYSLNYYTRLRVPDQKSGEHNYLYTHFEKNKIPNATNRLLDSVYYVHQLGLTEQDLRFFDADGTNVSYLNYIEGIPVFLNQHDLQIRTTFSTDSINVAFNSINFQIPIPFDGQTQALKPTDDVVEELSAHGLSEGDIQRIVVGFRMEKDTSHHSLINLIPTYYVKAYDEWKSVSEWKKQDLATYRKFNKSNSSEGVR, from the coding sequence ATGAGATTTAAATTCAAATTTGGTGAATTTTTCTTAGGTTTAGGAACTTTTCTTGTCATAGCTCTTTCGATAGTTCTATGGATTTTCATTATGACAAGCGATCAGCGTTTTAGTAATATTGGACAGAATCAAAACAACACATCTAAGCAAGAAGCGAGAAATCATAGTGCCAAGTCTCTTTATGATTTGTTTATTCCTACTACAGCGTATGGTTTTTCTGATGGTAAACTTTGCCAATTATATGATTCTAACAATAATTTAACTCTTGAGTTTACTAAGGAGATAAAAAAGGCAAAGGCAGATAATAAAATTAAAAAAATTGTTAACTCAAGGGATGCATATGAAAATTATTTAAATAGTCCAGAATATGTTCAACTTGTTTATCCTGATGAAATCACATTTTCTTTGTTTAATCATTTGAATAATAAAACTGGTGATAATCGTGAATTTAATCGATTTTTTGTTTCTAAATCTAATCATTGGATTTATTTAGGTAATGATCAAACCAGTGAAATTTATCGTATAAAAATTCGAGGTGCTAATTTTAATAAGCTGCGTAAATATGCCAAAGATGCTAAAAGTAAGAATCCTGTTCGTTTCGTTCGATTAAAAGAAGGATACTCACCTTTTTACAGTAGAGAAACTGAGGGGAGAGTTTATAGTTACTTAGTTAACCATCAATCATATTCATATTTTGTTTCACGGCTACTTGGTACGTCTGGCGTAACTAGTAAAACAAATAAGAATGGTCAAACGATATACTCACTTAACTATTACACTAGATTAAGAGTGCCAGACCAAAAATCAGGTGAACATAATTACTTATATACTCATTTTGAGAAAAATAAGATTCCAAATGCGACGAATCGTTTGCTTGATAGTGTTTATTATGTTCATCAACTAGGATTAACTGAGCAAGATTTGCGTTTCTTTGATGCTGATGGTACTAATGTTAGCTATTTGAACTATATTGAAGGAATTCCTGTATTTTTAAACCAGCATGACTTACAAATAAGAACTACTTTTTCAACAGATTCAATCAATGTAGCATTTAATAGTATTAACTTTCAAATTCCTATCCCATTCGATGGGCAAACTCAAGCACTTAAGCCGACTGATGATGTGGTTGAGGAATTGTCTGCTCATGGATTAAGCGAAGGTGATATTCAAAGAATCGTTGTTGGGTTCAGAATGGAAAAAGATACTAGTCATCATAGTTTAATTAACTTAATTCCAACTTATTATGTAAAAGCCTATGATGAGTGGAAGAGTGTCAGTGAATGGAAAAAGCAAGACTTAGCTACTTATCGTAAATTTAATAAATCTAATAGTAGTGAAGGGGTGAGATAA
- the walK gene encoding cell wall metabolism sensor histidine kinase WalK has product MKKLRIKLNTTFNSINTKLAIVFMLMLLATIEVIGAYFTRQLEQTSIENFQSSIQIQTIVSNQLANQLASDNKNANDRLNQIVNDYNNDAISEIIVVDNKDTIRAVSNLNDKSKIGQRINNTDVKQVISTGHQINKVIDDHGNYMIQISPLTSGNGSNNNVGAIYVKASMQDVFNNLRQISLTFLIASLIAALLGAFLALVISRAITQPIEEMQKQALHIADGDYSSQVKIYSNDELGQLGKAFNTLSVRIERSQEESDSERRRLDSVLSHMSDGVLATDRHGNVSVVNHMALTFLNAKEEDVINKPIAEVLGLKDTSSQDLISSQKEIVITLDEGTRDEMILHASFSLIKRVTGFVSGSVCVLHDVTEQQKNENSQRQFVSNVSHELRTPLTSLQAYIEALNEGAWKDPEIAPKFLEVTQQETGRMIRMINDLLSLSRMDRGVSKMDLEFVNLNDFVNHILNRFDMIVKTDKNKDHKKKYTIKRELGNQALWVEIDTDKMMQVIDNIMNNAIKYSPDGGVITVRLTQNQNHVILSISDQGLGIPRKDLAKIFDRFYRVDKARSRAQGGTGLGLAIAKEIVEAHHGRIWADSSEGKGSTFYISLPYEPMTEEDDWDEI; this is encoded by the coding sequence ATGAAAAAACTCAGAATAAAACTAAACACTACATTTAATTCAATTAATACTAAATTAGCAATTGTATTTATGCTGATGTTGCTTGCAACTATTGAAGTTATTGGTGCTTATTTTACTAGACAGCTCGAACAAACTAGCATTGAAAACTTTCAATCATCTATTCAAATTCAAACTATTGTAAGTAATCAGTTAGCCAATCAATTAGCTAGTGATAATAAAAATGCTAATGATCGCTTAAACCAGATTGTTAATGATTATAACAACGATGCAATTAGTGAAATTATTGTAGTTGATAATAAGGACACGATCCGTGCTGTATCTAACTTAAATGATAAAAGTAAGATTGGGCAAAGAATTAATAATACGGATGTCAAACAAGTAATTTCAACGGGGCATCAGATCAATAAAGTGATTGATGATCATGGAAATTATATGATTCAGATTTCTCCACTAACGAGTGGAAATGGTTCTAATAATAATGTAGGGGCGATCTATGTCAAAGCAAGCATGCAGGATGTCTTTAATAACTTACGACAAATTTCTCTTACTTTCTTAATTGCTTCTTTAATTGCAGCTTTACTTGGAGCATTTTTGGCACTAGTTATTTCCCGTGCAATTACGCAACCAATTGAAGAAATGCAAAAACAAGCGTTACATATTGCTGACGGAGATTATTCAAGCCAGGTAAAAATTTACTCTAACGATGAATTAGGACAGTTAGGAAAAGCATTCAATACACTTTCAGTTCGTATTGAACGGTCGCAAGAAGAATCAGACAGTGAACGCCGTAGATTAGACAGCGTACTTTCCCATATGAGCGACGGAGTGCTAGCAACCGATCGTCATGGTAATGTTAGTGTAGTAAATCATATGGCTCTTACCTTTTTGAATGCTAAAGAAGAAGATGTAATCAATAAGCCAATTGCGGAAGTATTAGGATTAAAAGATACTTCGTCTCAGGATCTTATTTCAAGTCAGAAAGAGATTGTGATTACTCTTGATGAAGGTACGCGTGATGAAATGATTTTGCATGCTAGCTTTTCTTTAATAAAACGTGTAACAGGATTTGTTTCTGGTAGCGTATGTGTTCTGCATGATGTAACGGAACAACAAAAGAATGAAAATTCACAACGCCAATTCGTTTCTAATGTATCTCATGAACTTAGAACTCCATTAACGAGTCTGCAGGCATATATTGAAGCGTTAAATGAAGGGGCATGGAAGGATCCAGAAATTGCACCAAAATTCTTGGAAGTAACGCAACAAGAAACAGGTCGAATGATTCGCATGATTAACGATTTACTTAGTCTTTCAAGAATGGATCGTGGTGTTTCAAAGATGGATTTAGAATTTGTTAATTTAAACGATTTCGTTAACCACATTCTTAATCGTTTTGATATGATCGTTAAAACGGATAAAAATAAAGATCATAAAAAGAAATATACTATTAAACGCGAATTAGGAAATCAAGCTCTTTGGGTAGAAATTGATACTGATAAGATGATGCAGGTAATCGATAATATTATGAATAATGCGATTAAGTATTCGCCAGACGGTGGTGTAATCACTGTTAGATTAACGCAAAATCAGAATCATGTTATCTTGAGTATTTCTGACCAAGGATTGGGTATTCCAAGAAAAGACTTAGCTAAGATCTTTGATCGATTCTATCGTGTAGATAAGGCTCGTTCACGTGCACAAGGTGGTACAGGATTAGGGTTGGCAATTGCCAAAGAAATTGTAGAAGCTCACCACGGCCGTATTTGGGCTGATAGTAGCGAAGGTAAAGGTTCGACATTTTATATTTCCTTACCTTATGAACCAATGACAGAGGAGGATGACTGGGATGAGATTTAA
- the yycF gene encoding response regulator YycF, with protein sequence MPKKILVVDDEKPISDIIKFNLTKEGFDVDTAYDGEEAVKKVDEYDPDLMILDLMLPKKDGLEVAREVRQTHDMPIIMVTAKDTEIDKVLGLEMGADDYVTKPFSNRELVARVKANLRRRDIVKKAEAANQEEPDKNIKIGNLVIMPDAYIVEKNGKKIELTHREFELLYYLAQHMGQVMTREHLLQTVWGYDYFGDVRTVDVTVHRLREKIEDNPIQPQILVTRRGVGYYVKQPSEG encoded by the coding sequence ATGCCAAAAAAAATTCTCGTCGTCGACGATGAAAAGCCTATTTCCGATATTATCAAATTTAATTTAACTAAGGAAGGCTTTGACGTCGACACTGCCTATGATGGCGAAGAAGCTGTTAAAAAAGTTGACGAATACGACCCAGATCTAATGATCTTGGATTTAATGTTGCCAAAAAAGGATGGACTAGAGGTTGCTCGTGAAGTCCGTCAAACGCATGATATGCCAATTATTATGGTAACTGCAAAAGATACTGAAATCGATAAAGTTTTAGGACTCGAAATGGGTGCGGATGATTACGTAACTAAACCATTTTCTAACCGTGAATTAGTTGCTCGGGTTAAGGCTAACTTACGTCGCCGCGATATTGTTAAAAAAGCAGAAGCTGCAAATCAAGAAGAACCCGATAAGAATATTAAGATCGGTAATTTGGTTATCATGCCTGATGCCTATATTGTAGAAAAGAATGGTAAGAAGATTGAACTTACACATCGTGAATTTGAACTTCTTTACTATTTAGCTCAACATATGGGCCAAGTTATGACACGTGAACATTTATTACAAACTGTTTGGGGTTATGACTACTTTGGTGATGTACGTACTGTTGATGTAACTGTTCACCGTTTGAGAGAAAAGATTGAGGATAACCCAATTCAACCTCAAATTTTGGTTACTCGTCGTGGTGTCGGCTACTATGTAAAACAGCCAAGTGAAGGATAA
- a CDS encoding ATP-binding cassette domain-containing protein, translated as MSFKGFVTTNRLRFFFITFLSILSGVSGILAGYIQMYWLTYIKNKAWLEVGITTGLMILCWFFAQSMIYFVQYLNNVQEEEYFKQLRDQIADHYFKDGKFHKVSAFQNRLTNDFLIVKNNFFEWYVIVPFYGSMLIASLIALLTIHWLIFILSLIIDAISYFLPKLIDKKLEQATINVSDRNKDYLNVISQWFSGLSELKRYLAGNKLLKVQSNASHELEKANVKQITMQQILSILNGIGALLSTIILLGVTGLLVEQKLVIFGAILSVQNFANNVAFGMQETIEGLTMMRSAKPLMMDISRDAAEIAMLDNSNTEVPFLIQTKNLALAFPNGETLQYPDITVKQGEKILVTGDSGSGKTTLFKLLLGIIRPSQGKVEFKDKNNHSIKPDMSKIGYIPQDPNLFPGTIKQNITMFNDKLNNNITAILKDVDLDSDIKKFKSGIDTELNLDKLNISGGQRQKIVLARVKIHDCKIILIDEGTSAVDKKGTLDILQNLVQSKDTIIFIAHNFNEKMCSLFDRKIELYNTRGK; from the coding sequence ATGTCTTTTAAGGGTTTCGTTACGACAAATAGATTGCGTTTCTTCTTCATCACTTTTTTATCTATTTTGTCTGGAGTAAGTGGGATTTTGGCTGGTTATATTCAAATGTATTGGTTAACGTACATTAAGAATAAGGCATGGCTAGAAGTGGGAATTACTACCGGTTTAATGATACTTTGTTGGTTCTTTGCCCAATCTATGATTTATTTTGTGCAATATTTGAATAATGTGCAAGAAGAAGAATATTTTAAACAGCTTCGTGATCAAATAGCTGATCATTATTTTAAAGATGGCAAATTTCATAAAGTTTCTGCGTTTCAAAATAGGTTAACCAATGATTTTTTGATTGTAAAAAATAATTTTTTTGAATGGTATGTGATTGTGCCTTTCTATGGGTCAATGCTAATAGCTTCTTTAATTGCTTTGCTAACAATTCATTGGTTAATTTTTATTTTGAGCTTAATAATTGATGCTATTTCATATTTCTTGCCTAAATTAATTGATAAAAAGCTGGAACAGGCAACAATTAATGTTTCAGATAGAAATAAGGATTATCTGAATGTAATAAGCCAATGGTTCTCTGGTTTAAGTGAACTAAAAAGATATCTAGCTGGTAATAAATTGTTGAAGGTCCAAAGTAATGCTTCACATGAATTGGAAAAAGCAAATGTGAAGCAAATTACTATGCAGCAAATATTAAGTATTTTAAACGGAATTGGTGCATTGCTTTCGACAATTATTTTATTAGGCGTAACAGGTCTTCTAGTAGAGCAAAAACTAGTTATTTTTGGTGCTATTTTGTCAGTTCAAAATTTTGCTAATAATGTCGCATTTGGGATGCAAGAAACTATTGAAGGACTAACGATGATGCGATCAGCTAAACCTTTAATGATGGATATTAGTCGAGATGCTGCTGAGATTGCAATGTTGGATAACTCAAATACAGAAGTTCCGTTTTTAATTCAAACTAAAAACTTGGCTTTAGCTTTCCCTAATGGCGAAACTTTGCAATATCCAGATATTACCGTTAAACAAGGCGAAAAAATACTAGTAACTGGTGATTCCGGCTCAGGTAAAACTACGTTGTTTAAATTACTATTGGGGATAATTAGGCCAAGTCAAGGTAAAGTCGAGTTTAAGGATAAAAATAATCATAGTATTAAACCAGATATGTCAAAGATTGGTTATATTCCGCAGGATCCAAATCTGTTTCCAGGTACTATAAAGCAAAATATTACGATGTTTAATGATAAATTGAACAATAATATAACTGCTATTTTAAAGGATGTTGATTTGGATAGTGATATCAAAAAATTTAAAAGTGGTATCGATACAGAATTGAATTTGGATAAACTAAATATTTCAGGTGGACAACGACAAAAGATAGTACTTGCTAGGGTAAAAATTCATGATTGTAAGATAATCCTAATTGATGAAGGGACAAGTGCTGTCGATAAAAAAGGGACTTTAGATATCTTACAAAATCTTGTGCAAAGTAAAGATACAATCATATTTATTGCTCACAACTTTAATGAAAAGATGTGTAGCCTGTTTGATCGAAAAATTGAACTATATAACACAAGAGGTAAATAG
- a CDS encoding ATP-binding cassette domain-containing protein, whose amino-acid sequence MNLKDLFKTNKLRFIAICLLVAIEILCATSVTYFMTPAFNYIKQNKLNIFLIFIIFSAALQLLDTILQSINMVLYNQQVQDYIHNIRNNISRYFFHKSEEKVAEIQNDLDTNMQELTSKYTTPLLVLGRRILTILFSIGVLFTFNWSLVVLTLLLSFIGLYLPKIFEKVTSSATFEVTKKNEQLLNTIGKWAQGLSELRRYASLKSYKKAIQNSTSELKNATIKDCYWGNWATAATSFVSLLGIALLLFLSIYLYATGQIVFGAVITSGIFANQIMNSVTYLADSINQIKSSKKLRQEISKLQQPVEFTVPDNSAQNIAHIEVSDLQVSFKNGENISYPHIQINKGEKVLLSGDSGVGKTTLFKVLLGQIKPKRGQIIYKNEQGQSFMPDLERIGYIAQDNTLFPDTIENNITMFDTKLTGKVTEAIKKVKLDKDIKKFPAGVKTMVDLDHGNISGGQKQKIVLARADIHNSDLLLIDEGTSAIDSKATKEILKEILKSDRTIIMIAHNLSQEMIAMFDYKIDLRKMEVN is encoded by the coding sequence ATGAACTTAAAAGATCTATTTAAAACTAACAAGCTTAGATTTATCGCTATTTGCCTTTTAGTAGCAATTGAAATTTTATGTGCTACCAGTGTAACTTATTTTATGACGCCAGCTTTTAATTATATTAAGCAGAATAAATTAAATATATTTTTAATTTTTATTATTTTCTCAGCTGCTTTGCAATTACTAGATACAATTTTGCAATCTATTAATATGGTTCTCTATAATCAACAAGTTCAGGACTATATTCACAATATTAGAAATAATATTAGTAGATATTTTTTTCATAAGAGCGAAGAAAAAGTCGCAGAAATTCAAAATGATTTAGATACAAATATGCAGGAGCTGACTTCTAAGTACACTACTCCTTTATTAGTTCTAGGCAGGAGAATATTAACAATCCTATTCTCTATTGGAGTATTATTTACATTCAATTGGAGTTTAGTAGTTTTAACATTATTGTTATCTTTTATTGGTTTATATCTACCCAAAATATTTGAAAAAGTTACTTCCTCAGCTACCTTTGAAGTTACTAAGAAGAATGAACAATTACTTAATACAATTGGAAAATGGGCTCAAGGTTTAAGTGAATTAAGGCGATACGCGAGTTTAAAAAGCTATAAAAAAGCTATTCAAAATTCTACTTCTGAATTAAAAAATGCTACTATCAAAGATTGTTATTGGGGTAATTGGGCAACAGCTGCAACTTCATTTGTTTCTCTTTTAGGAATAGCATTATTGCTTTTTCTTTCAATATACTTGTATGCAACAGGTCAAATCGTCTTTGGTGCGGTAATTACTTCTGGAATCTTTGCTAATCAGATCATGAATTCAGTTACTTATTTGGCAGATAGTATTAACCAGATTAAATCTTCCAAAAAGCTAAGACAAGAAATTAGTAAATTGCAACAACCAGTAGAATTTACAGTTCCAGACAATTCTGCTCAAAATATTGCTCATATTGAAGTATCAGATCTACAAGTTTCATTTAAGAATGGAGAAAATATTTCTTATCCTCATATTCAAATTAATAAAGGCGAAAAAGTACTGCTTAGTGGTGATAGTGGTGTAGGCAAAACAACGCTATTTAAAGTTTTATTAGGTCAAATTAAACCCAAAAGAGGTCAGATTATTTATAAGAATGAGCAGGGCCAATCTTTTATGCCAGATTTAGAGCGCATTGGCTATATTGCACAAGATAATACATTATTTCCTGATACTATTGAAAATAATATTACGATGTTTGATACAAAATTAACTGGAAAAGTTACAGAAGCAATTAAAAAGGTTAAATTAGATAAAGATATCAAAAAGTTTCCAGCTGGAGTAAAAACAATGGTTGATTTAGATCATGGAAACATATCGGGTGGGCAAAAGCAAAAGATAGTTTTAGCTAGAGCTGATATTCATAACAGTGATTTATTATTAATCGATGAAGGTACTAGTGCGATCGACAGTAAGGCTACTAAAGAAATATTAAAGGAAATTCTTAAATCAGATCGAACGATTATTATGATTGCACATAATCTTTCTCAAGAGATGATTGCAATGTTTGATTACAAAATTGATTTGAGAAAGATGGAGGTAAACTAG
- a CDS encoding lysophospholipid acyltransferase family protein, with the protein MKRIYYYHQTTDDVVDSHNQNFSLPDDYVILPTSHGAKIWSTIARYLAASFGWIIFRFFDNVKVIGKEKLKQVNDGYFIYGNHTRPMGDVFTSLTIFPIKNFYAIANQANWGIPFIGKYLVRYGGLPVGKDMKQSIKLIKAIQTVIKDKKGEVLIYPEAHVWPYYTKIRPFDATSMHFPVKLNAPSFVMTKTYHKRRFIKRPRAVIYIDGPFYPDQTLNRKEAQNKLHDEIWETMNERAKLSDYEYCQYIKK; encoded by the coding sequence ATGAAACGAATTTATTATTATCATCAAACTACCGACGACGTAGTCGATAGCCACAACCAAAATTTCAGTTTACCAGATGACTACGTAATTTTACCAACTTCTCACGGCGCTAAAATCTGGTCCACTATTGCTCGGTACCTTGCGGCTAGCTTTGGCTGGATCATCTTCCGTTTTTTTGACAATGTTAAGGTAATCGGCAAAGAAAAACTAAAGCAAGTCAATGACGGCTATTTCATCTATGGCAATCACACCAGACCAATGGGCGATGTTTTTACATCCCTCACCATTTTTCCAATTAAGAACTTTTATGCCATAGCTAACCAAGCTAACTGGGGCATTCCCTTCATTGGTAAATACCTAGTGCGCTACGGCGGTCTTCCCGTTGGCAAGGACATGAAGCAATCGATCAAACTGATCAAGGCCATTCAAACCGTAATTAAGGATAAAAAGGGCGAAGTTTTGATCTATCCTGAAGCACACGTTTGGCCATATTACACGAAGATTCGCCCATTTGACGCAACCAGTATGCACTTTCCTGTTAAACTCAATGCACCAAGTTTCGTCATGACCAAAACCTATCATAAAAGACGCTTTATCAAGCGTCCTCGCGCTGTTATTTACATTGACGGACCATTTTACCCGGATCAAACTTTAAACCGTAAAGAAGCGCAAAATAAGCTTCACGATGAGATCTGGGAAACAATGAATGAGCGAGCTAAACTTAGCGACTATGAATATTGTCAATATATAAAGAAATAA
- a CDS encoding glycosyltransferase family 8 protein, which produces MNILFCGDANAEDGVLITTLSLLKNSGAKDLHLYILTMEAHSDERKYQPFSKHAADYIRSLLIEANPKNTLELIDCTDLFLKEPPTANMNTRFTPYAMLRLFADELPQIPDRILYLDDDIAIRGDITAFYKQNIKGIELVGVLDYWGRFFFHNIKTKRVFDYLNSGVLLLNMKKIKQTGLFAKVRHMMQTKKMFLPDQSAINKLAVAKRVVPRRYNEQYKLQKDTKIQHFTTSFRFWPYFHTQTVKPWDVARVHSVLHLHEYDDLLNEYLKIRDNLKK; this is translated from the coding sequence ATGAATATACTTTTTTGTGGTGATGCAAACGCTGAAGATGGCGTTTTAATCACTACTCTTTCCTTATTAAAAAATTCAGGTGCTAAAGATTTGCATCTGTATATTTTAACCATGGAAGCTCATAGTGATGAGCGCAAGTATCAACCATTTTCTAAACATGCTGCAGACTACATTCGCTCTTTATTGATTGAAGCTAACCCTAAAAACACATTAGAGTTAATCGATTGTACTGATTTATTCTTAAAAGAGCCACCAACTGCCAACATGAATACGCGTTTTACGCCTTATGCCATGTTGCGGCTTTTTGCGGATGAATTGCCCCAGATTCCCGACCGCATCCTTTATTTAGATGATGACATTGCCATTCGCGGCGATATTACTGCTTTTTACAAGCAAAATATCAAAGGCATCGAACTCGTCGGTGTGCTCGACTACTGGGGCAGATTTTTCTTTCACAATATTAAAACTAAGCGCGTTTTTGACTACCTAAATTCTGGCGTTTTGCTTTTAAACATGAAAAAAATTAAGCAAACTGGTCTTTTTGCTAAAGTACGTCATATGATGCAAACCAAGAAGATGTTCTTGCCAGACCAATCAGCCATCAACAAATTGGCTGTTGCTAAACGTGTTGTGCCACGCCGATACAATGAACAATATAAATTACAAAAAGATACTAAAATTCAGCACTTTACTACCAGTTTTCGCTTCTGGCCCTACTTCCATACGCAAACCGTTAAACCTTGGGATGTAGCCCGCGTACACAGCGTACTTCATTTACATGAATACGACGACTTGCTCAATGAGTATCTTAAAATACGCGATAATCTAAAGAAATAA
- a CDS encoding glycosyltransferase family 8 protein, with the protein MKTIPVFYTISDNYTPYASVSIQSLINHADKNKDYTITLLVQDISPEHKKSLEDMSTDNIHVNVFHIDDEMVKPIHNTKENYLRAQFFTMSIFYRLFIPELFPQYDKAVYLDADTIICADIAELYDTEIGNNMFASCPDLSIRYMPLLQKYIKECQGILPAEKYINNGVILFNMKAFRDKHFVDKFYYLMDKYHFDNVDPDQAYMNEICEDKIYHLPKEWDAMPNESIPEIENPKIVHYNLFFKPWHFEDVQYAHYFWDVAKTTPYYDELKKQLADFTDEDRKKARADLEWMAKKVDMIVDEPNTWAKVKKHESVKID; encoded by the coding sequence TTGAAAACTATTCCTGTTTTTTACACTATCAGTGACAACTACACACCATATGCTTCCGTTTCAATTCAATCATTAATTAATCATGCCGATAAAAATAAGGACTACACTATCACCCTTTTAGTCCAAGATATTAGCCCTGAACACAAAAAGAGTCTAGAAGACATGTCTACAGACAATATCCATGTTAATGTGTTTCATATCGATGATGAGATGGTTAAACCAATTCATAATACTAAGGAAAATTACTTACGTGCACAATTCTTCACCATGTCTATTTTTTACCGTTTATTCATCCCTGAATTATTCCCACAATATGACAAGGCTGTTTATTTAGATGCCGACACCATTATTTGCGCAGATATTGCAGAATTATATGATACTGAAATTGGCAATAATATGTTTGCTAGTTGTCCTGATTTATCTATTCGTTATATGCCACTTTTACAAAAATACATCAAGGAATGTCAAGGCATTTTGCCCGCAGAAAAGTACATCAACAACGGTGTCATCTTATTTAATATGAAAGCTTTCCGCGACAAACATTTTGTCGACAAATTCTATTACCTCATGGACAAGTATCATTTCGATAACGTTGACCCAGATCAAGCTTATATGAACGAAATTTGTGAAGATAAGATTTACCACCTACCAAAAGAATGGGACGCTATGCCTAACGAAAGCATCCCTGAAATCGAAAATCCTAAGATTGTGCACTACAATCTTTTCTTCAAACCATGGCACTTTGAAGACGTACAATATGCCCACTACTTCTGGGATGTTGCCAAAACTACACCTTACTACGATGAGTTAAAGAAACAATTAGCCGACTTTACCGATGAAGATCGTAAAAAGGCTCGTGCCGATCTTGAATGGATGGCCAAGAAAGTTGACATGATTGTCGATGAACCTAACACATGGGCCAAAGTTAAGAAACACGAATCCGTTAAAATTGACTAA